The Saprospiraceae bacterium sequence AAATCCTGATTGTTGTTTTGTTTGGAATATTGTACACCGAGTGACAGTTCCTGGCCTTCTCTTTTTTCAAATTTTCTGGTGTAATCAGTGTTCCAGTCAAACCCGCCAAAAAAATTATCGCCCGTATTGGTTCTTGTAAATCTATTATTAAGTCCTGAAGAAGGGTCTGTAAGTGTCCCTACTGTTGAACCATCTAAATCAAAACCAAAGCCTCTGAAATTGAATGAACTATTGATGCTGTTGTATCCGTTAAAATCATAAAAAGCACTTACCGATCCATTACCACCCAGACGGCTTGATCTTTGTGTACCATTTGATTCAAACTTTCTGACACCGGATGTTGTATTGTCCTCCCTTAAAAAAGATGAAATACCATCAGCAGGTGTTGAATAAAATAATGCGCCACTTGCGCTTGAACCAAAACGACCTTTTCCAGCATTGAGATTGGTAAAAAGTGTGTTCTGACGATTGCCAATGGATGTATTGATACTACCGGCAACACCTTGGATATCCGCTTTTTTTGTGATAATATTGATAAGACCTGCGCTGCCTTCAGCGTCATACTTGGCTGATGGTGAGGTGATCACTTCTACCTTTTTGATCTGATCTGCAGGAAACATCTTCAGTGCATCAGCCACATTACTCGAAAACATACCCGATGGTTTGCCATTTATGAGGATTCTGACATTTTGTGAGCCCCTTAATGATACATTACCATTGAGATCTACCGATAGTGTAGGCACCTTTCTGAGCACATCTGTCGCATCTCCACCAGCGATGGATGCATCATTTTCAGCATTAAAAACAAGTTTATCAGCCTTGTTTTCAACTAGCACCTTTTGTTCTGTAATTTCCACAGCATCCATATAATACTAGTGGATGCCAGTTTGATATGTCCTATATTGACATCAGGGTTCTTTAAAGTAGTTTCGACTGCAGCAACTTTTTTCTCTGTATAACCCAAAAAGGAAAAATAAATATCATATGATCCTTTGACTACATTTTCAAATTTGAATGTTCCGTTTTCTTCAGACAATACACCATCCTGCAATATGGTGCTCCCTTTTTTCTTTAATGATATGGTGGCAAACCCTACCGGCTGCCCTGAAAGAGAGTCCACTACCTTCCCTTCTATTTTTCCTTTGATCACAGGTGCTTGGTTACCTCCCGCGCCGGGAAATTGAGCAAAAATGGAAAAAGTCAATAATGTTAAAATAAAGCTAAGTTGAAGTTTCACGATTTATGTTTTGTTTAAAAATTGACATTAAAATGACAAAAGTCGGTAAATGTTTAAAGTTTACTCAAATAAATAGATGAATGGACTGAATTTAAAGATGAAATGAGCATAATCAGTAACACACAAAACGTGATGAATATTTTTCATGCGAATTCCATCAGGCCTTAATAACAGGTCGCCAAAGGTGACCAAACTAAATTTAAACAGATGAAACGCATAAAATGGGGAAAAGCATTAATTTATATGGATTTATTACATTTACTCTTGATAAAAAATTGGTTTTAAATTTACAATTATTTAACTTTTAACTTTACATTTGCCAGCATTAAACAATTTTATCACCAAAATTCTATCACATATGAGATACTCTTTACTTATTTTTGTTTTGTTGCTTAGTGCCTTACAGCTATCGGCTCAAAACATCTCAGTATCCGGCAAGGTGGCCTCTGCACTGGACGATGAGGTCCTGATCGGAGTCAATGTTACCATCAAAGGTACTACCTCCGGAACCATCACCGACATAGATGGTAATTACTCACTATCAAATGTACCATCTAATGGAACGCTTGTTTTTAGTTATGTGGGTTTTGAAAGAAAAGAAGTACAGGTAAACAGTCAGACTGTGATCGATGTCAGCATGTCCAACAGTAATGTACTTAATGAAGTGGTTGTTACATCCTTTGGCATAGCCAAAGACAAAAAGGTACTGGGCTACGGCTCTCAGAAAGTTTCAGGAGAGGAGCTTATGAGGTCAAGTCAGACGAATGTGGTCAATGCACTGCAAGGCAAGGTCGCCGGGGTCACTATCAACAGTGCCGGCGGAGCTCCCGGAGCCGGAGCCAATATCAATATCCGTGGGATCAACTCCATCGGTAGTGGCAACGACAACCAACCTCTGTTTGTTGTAGATGGGATCATCATCAGCAATGCTACCAATGCAGGTAATGTGCTTCCATCAGCCGGTAGTAATGCTGTAAATAGCAATGAACAGTTTATGAACACAAACCGCGCCGCAGATATCAATAATGACGATATCGAAAGCATCAACATACTGAAAGGAGCAGCCGCAACTGCGCTGTACGGTCAAAGAGCATCCAACGGAGCAGTCATCATAACTACTAAAAAAGGAAAAGCCGGTAAGACCAACATAACATACTCCACCTCATATGGTGTTCAGAACGTAGATAAAGTCCCTCAGGTTCAAAAATTATATTCTCATGGTATTACTGGACTTGCCAGGACTGGATCCATACCAGTATTCCAGCAGTATGGTCCGCCAGCATTGGCCAGAGATACATTTTATGAGCATTTCAGGGATTTCTTCCGCACTGGGAAAACTGTAAATCATTCCTTGTCTTTTGCGGGTGGATCAGATAAAACGAGTTTTATAACATCAGCTTCTTATTTTAATAATTCAGGCATCACTTACAACACAAGTTTTCAACGTATCACCACTAAGTTAGCTGCCAGTCATCAGATGACAGACAAATTTAATGTAGGCGGTCAGATCAATTTCGTTAACTCTAAGGGTGTCAATCCTGCTTCAGGTGATAAATCTATATATAGTTCATTGTCCTTCTGGTCTCCTTCATTTGATGTAAATGACTATCTGAAGGCTGATGGAACTCAGAAAAATATCACCGCCGGTACAATCGACAATCCAAGATACCTTGCTGAAGTAAGTCCACAGACATCTGATGTCAACAGACTATTTGGAGATATCAATCTTAATTATAAATTTAATACATGGCTAAGCGCCCGATATCAGATCACCGCAGATTACTACAATGATAAAAGGGTAAGGGTAGTACCTCCCGATCTTGATCTGGGTACACAGGTACGTGGATTTATCACAGAAGAAGGAATCAATTCTACAGAGTTGAATTCCAATTTTATATTAACAGCTGACAAGAAGCTAAACGATGATTTTAATCTGAATGTTACAGTGGGCAATACCATCACAGACATCAAAGGAGAGTCTTTAGGTGCCAGGGGTGAAGGATTTATTGCTCCCGGATTTTTTAACATCCTGAATACTTCCAATGCCTTCATACGCAAAACCAATTCGTTGAGAAGAATCATAGGTGTGTTTGCTGACGCAAGACTGGATTATAAGGATTACCTGTTTTTTAATGTCACGGGACGTAATGACTGGTCATCTACCTTACCGGCTGACAACAGGTCGTTTTTCTATCCGTCTGCCAGTATTTCATACATACTTACCAACTCTATACTTAAGGAAAACAGCACTGTAAATTATGCAAAACTGAGAGGATCTGTGGCTCAGGTTGGAAAAGATGCCAGCCCTTATCAGATTGGTTCTTATTTTGCACCAGTACCAGGCTTCCCGTTCGGGACTATAGGGGGATTCAGGAGAGATCAGGACATAGGCAACTATGATTTGTTGCCTGAAATCACCACGGAGTCAGAGATAGGTATCGAAACAAGACTATTTAAAAACCTGATTTCACTGGAAGCAAACTATTTTGTGAGAAACAGTAAAAATCAGATCATTGATGTACCCATCAGTAATGTCATAGGATATTCCAGATATACCACCAATGCCGGTGTGATCGTCAATCGCGGGGTTGAAGTACTTTTGGGAGTGAGGCCTCTGAAAGGAGCTTTTCAATGGGATGTTGACTTCAACTGGACCCGTATCAGAAACAAGGTGAAAACTATGCCTGAAAATCTTAAGGAGATCACTTTTTATGATCAGGGCCGATCAGCACTCAGAATCGTAGAGGGTGGATCTATGGGGGACCTGTATGGATATGAATGGCAAAAAAATGCTAATGGAGACGTTTTGATAGGAGCTACAGGACTACCTACTCTGGATCAAAGCAAATATATCAAAATAGGCAGTGCACTCCCCGACTGGTCCGGGGGTATGAATAATACGTTTTCATACAAAGGTTTGGTCCTGAATATCCTGCTTGAAGTAAGACAAGGTGGAGATGTGGTAGATCTTGGTGAAATGAACGCTATCAGAAACGGTACTACCTTGTTTACAGAGGATCGTAATAAGATGGTAATATGGAAAGGTGTGACAGCAGATGGCAACCCAAATACCATACCTGCCCTTTTGGATGAAAATACCTATCGTGCCTTTGGTATCAATGCACATCATTCATTCAATATACAGGATGCGTCATGGTTCAGGATCAGAAATGTAAATTTCTCTTACGATATACCCAAGTCGGTCTTCGGCAGAACTTTCAAATCTGTCAGAGTAGGTATTTCTGCCAATAATGTATTTTTGTCAACACCATTCAGAGGATATGACCCTGAAGCCCTTGCTTTTGGATCAGGATCCAACCTGATAGGTTTTACGGGCCGAAATACTCCCAATACCAGGAATTTTAA is a genomic window containing:
- a CDS encoding SusC/RagA family TonB-linked outer membrane protein → MRYSLLIFVLLLSALQLSAQNISVSGKVASALDDEVLIGVNVTIKGTTSGTITDIDGNYSLSNVPSNGTLVFSYVGFERKEVQVNSQTVIDVSMSNSNVLNEVVVTSFGIAKDKKVLGYGSQKVSGEELMRSSQTNVVNALQGKVAGVTINSAGGAPGAGANINIRGINSIGSGNDNQPLFVVDGIIISNATNAGNVLPSAGSNAVNSNEQFMNTNRAADINNDDIESINILKGAAATALYGQRASNGAVIITTKKGKAGKTNITYSTSYGVQNVDKVPQVQKLYSHGITGLARTGSIPVFQQYGPPALARDTFYEHFRDFFRTGKTVNHSLSFAGGSDKTSFITSASYFNNSGITYNTSFQRITTKLAASHQMTDKFNVGGQINFVNSKGVNPASGDKSIYSSLSFWSPSFDVNDYLKADGTQKNITAGTIDNPRYLAEVSPQTSDVNRLFGDINLNYKFNTWLSARYQITADYYNDKRVRVVPPDLDLGTQVRGFITEEGINSTELNSNFILTADKKLNDDFNLNVTVGNTITDIKGESLGARGEGFIAPGFFNILNTSNAFIRKTNSLRRIIGVFADARLDYKDYLFFNVTGRNDWSSTLPADNRSFFYPSASISYILTNSILKENSTVNYAKLRGSVAQVGKDASPYQIGSYFAPVPGFPFGTIGGFRRDQDIGNYDLLPEITTESEIGIETRLFKNLISLEANYFVRNSKNQIIDVPISNVIGYSRYTTNAGVIVNRGVEVLLGVRPLKGAFQWDVDFNWTRIRNKVKTMPENLKEITFYDQGRSALRIVEGGSMGDLYGYEWQKNANGDVLIGATGLPTLDQSKYIKIGSALPDWSGGMNNTFSYKGLVLNILLEVRQGGDVVDLGEMNAIRNGTTLFTEDRNKMVIWKGVTADGNPNTIPALLDENTYRAFGINAHHSFNIQDASWFRIRNVNFSYDIPKSVFGRTFKSVRVGISANNVFLSTPFRGYDPEALAFGSGSNLIGFTGRNTPNTRNFNFNLSVGF
- a CDS encoding carboxypeptidase regulatory-like domain-containing protein, with product MKLQLSFILTLLTFSIFAQFPGAGGNQAPVIKGKIEGKVVDSLSGQPVGFATISLKKKGSTILQDGVLSEENGTFKFENVVKGSYDIYFSFLGYTEKKVAAVETTLKNPDVNIGHIKLASTSIIWMLWKLQNKRC